A window of Maioricimonas rarisocia genomic DNA:
GCGCGGCAGCGCTGCCAACGAGCAGCAGGCAGCTCGCCAGCACCAGCATCAGGACGGCGTGTCTCATTGGTCGAAGGAGTCCTTCTGAAGTCAAAGCCGGCCCGGTGTCACCAGGAACCCGGGCCGGCGAACAGGTCCCATTACTTCAGCTCGATCGTCACCTTGTCGATCGTTCCCGTAAAGCGTCCGTTCCGCGTGGCATAGTCTTCGACGACGGGCGTTTCGCGATCGAGGCCGACGTTGGCGGTTTCATCTGCCGAGAAAGCGTTTGGCTCTGTCTTCTCGACCCGAACCGAATCCGCCTTCTTGCCGTTCACCGACAATGTCGCCGTTCCGCCTGAACCCGGTTTTCCACCGTCGTAGTCGAAGGTCAGCGTAACAGTTGCTTTGCCTTCCGGGAGTGGCGTGTCAGCCCTGGCGACAAACGTCTCAAGACCGAGGTAATTGTACGCGAACGTCGGTTTCCCGTCCTTCACGTACAGGCTCCAGCCGCCAAACCGTCCGGCCTGCTGAACGATCACCCCCTGCGTCTTCTCGCCGGAAGTTTCGATCTCCGAGACGATCTCGAATGACGTATTCTTGACGTTGATGAAATCGTTCTCGAGCAGCGCCCCCATTCCTTCGTACAGCGTCAGTGTCTTGCGTCCGAACATCAGGTCCGGGCGGCCGGCCCGCTTGGGATCAAACAGCTCGGTCCGGCGGTCGTCGAGTGGCAAAACCTTGTACTTGACCGCTTCTGCCAGAAACAGTTCCTGCAGTTCCTTCAGTTTCCCGGGATGTTTGTCGGCCAGGTCGGTCGACATGCTGAAGTCCTCGGCGACGTGGTACAGCTCCCACGTATCGTCTTCGAATGAGGTGGTGGGTCTCGCCCAGGGCGCCACGTGAATCGTCCCCGCGAACCAGCCGTCGTAATACAGTCCCCGGTTCCCGAACATCTCAAAGTACTGGATCGTGTGCCGATCCGCCGCTTCGGCGTCATCAAAGCTGTACAGCATGCTGACGCCCTCGATCGGACGTTGCGGCACGCCGTTGACGACTCGTGGCTGCGGAAGCTTGGCCGCTTCGAGAATCGTCGGGACCACATCGATCAGGTGGTGCCACTGCGTCCGCAGTTCACCCTGCGCCTTGATGCCGTTGGGCCAGTGGACCGCCAGACCCTGACGGGTGCCGCCGTAATTCGAGGCCACCTGCTTCGTCCACATGAACGGCGCATCGAAGCAGACCGCCCATCCTGCCGCCATGTGCGGGTACGTTGATGGAGAACCCCACTCGTCGTAGTGCTGCAGCATGAAGTCGACGTTGGAGCCCTTCGGTTCCTCGTTGAAGTACGTCAACTCGTTGTACAGGCCGTTCTCGCCACCTTCGGCACTCGTGCCGTTGTCACCCGCAATGTAGAAGATCAGCGTGTTGTCCAGTTCGCCCATCTGATCAATGGCGTCGACCAGCCGGCCGATCTCCAGATCGGTCATATGCAGAAAGCCGGCGAATGTTTCGGCCTGCCGGGCAAACAGCTTCTGCTCTTTCTCGCTCAGCGAGTCCCAGTCCTTGATGGCATCCGGCTTGTCCGCCAGCTTTGTGCCTTCCGGAATGACACCCAGCTCGAGCTGCTTCTTGTAAATCCGCTCGCGGATGACATCCCAGCCCTCGTCGAACTGTCCCGCGAACTGCTCGATATACTTCTTCGGGACGTGATGCGGTGCATGCACGGCGCCGGGGGCGAAGTACATCATGAACGGCTTTTCGGGCGTCAGCGACTGCTGGAACCGCATCCAGTTGATCGCCTTCGTCGTCATGTCGTTCATGAAGTGGTAGTCAGGATCGTCGGGCGGATCGATCGGGTTCTGATTGTGATAGATCGACGGCGCCCACTGATTCGTTTCGCCACCCATGAAGCCGTAGAACTCGTCGAATCCGACCTGGTTGGGCCACCGCGTCATCGGGCCGGACGGGCTGATCTCCCAGACCGCCGTCTCGTGCCATTTGCCGAACGCGCCGGTGCTGTAACCATTCAGCCGCAGCATCTCGCCGATCGTGGCGACATCGTTGGGCAGCTGCCCGGTCGCGCCGGGAAACGCCGTGGCGACTTCGGTGATCTTGGCCTGATTGCACGAGTGATGATTGCGCCCCGTCTTCAGCGCCTGCCGCGACGGAGAGCAGAGTGCGGTCGAATGAAACTGGTTGTACAGCAACCCCTGGCGAGCCATCCGGTCGAACGTCGGAGTGGGAATCACACCACCACAGGCACTCGTTCCACCGAATCCCAGATCATCGACCAGAATGATCACGACGTTCGGCGCATTGTCCGGAGCGGTCACCTTGAATAACGGTGGTGCCTTCGCATCCCGTGCATCGAGTGTCGTGATCGGCGGTCGCCACGGAGCCCGGATCGGAAGTTCGGTCCGGTCAAGTTCCGGTTCGGCAGCAACGCCGATCCCGGAGCTGCTCAGGATCAGAAATGCCAGACAGACCGCAGGCCCGCTCCAGCAGTATCTGAAAGCATCACGCAGACGCAGATGTGTCATCGTAGCCCTTTCGATTACAGCGGCCGCGCTTTTCCCGCAGGAACAGCGCGGCCCGGTTGAGAAGCGACATGTCTCAGCACATGTCAGCGAAGATGCAGTTCTCCGACTCGGAAGATGACGCAGAATCACTGCGAAGACGGCGGTCAGCATTGCCGATCAGTCGGGAAATCTGGCCCGCAGTCGCAGGGGGACCTACTGAAACCAGCGGGACGACCGCATGCGACCGCGTCTCGACGAGACGGTCAACTTGCGCGACGTCGTGGCGATGGAGTCTGGTAGCCAGCTGCGAAGGCACCCGGACACTCCGGTTTCGTGAGCGTACGGACAGCAAATCACTCACCGCAGATTCGGCAAATGACTGATGTCAGATTTGAGCTGCCACGGTAATCCCCAATTGTTCATTCTTCAAGAAGCTGCACGACTTACTCGCCCGACTTTCCGAAAGCTCATCGGGACGGTCGATTCAGTCGCAACGGAGTCGATTTCGCTGCGGTGTGAAGCGATACGCCGACGACCGCCGGTGCCGCAATTCACTGCAGTCGCACTGCAGATGTCGCTGGGGAGGTTGCGACGACGCGACAATCGGTCGTGGCAACGCGGCAACGCTCGTGTGAGATTCGCGGTGCCCGCTCAGGCAACGGTCACGCGCGGCATTCCCACACCGGATCACCAAGAACGTCGAACTGCGGTTCGATGCCGAGCCCCGGTTCCATACTCGCCGCCATCCGGCCGTTTTCCCGCTGCGGCGCTCCCTCGGCAATCGACTGCGTGACGTAGCTGTTGAAGTCGGTCGACGTGAACAGGAATTCGGTCGGAGTGCTGTGAGCCAGGTGAGCGATCGCGGCGGTGATGATGTCCCCGCCCCAGCTGTCTTCAATCGTCATCGCGATGCCGAGCGAAACGCAAAGGTCCCGTGCCTGCCGCGCCTTTGTCAGGCCACCGAATTTGCTGATCTTGATGTTCACTACGTCCATCGCGTGATCGGCCGCACCTTTGAGGATCGCATCCACCGAGTCGATCACCTCGTCCAGAACGAACGGGTGTGACGTATTCCGGCGGATGCTCAGGCATTGCTCGTAGCTGGCACATGGCTGCTCGATATAGACGTCCACGTCCCGCACCGCATTCACGACCCGCATCGCTTCGTGCATCAGCCAGCCCGTGTTCGCGTCGGCCACGAGCTTGTCTTCGGGATCGAGCACGTCGCGGACGGCACGGATCCGCTCGATGTCGTCGTCGGGGCGGCCTCCGACCTTCAGCTGAAAGCGGCGATATCCCTCGTCCCGGTAACTGGCGACGTTGTCTGCCATCTCTGCGGCAGGACGCTGCGAGATCGCCCGGTACAGCACCACATCGTCGCCATAGCGTCCACCGAGCAGCGTGCAGACCGGCAGGCTGGCGACCTTGCCGAGGA
This region includes:
- a CDS encoding arylsulfatase, which codes for MTHLRLRDAFRYCWSGPAVCLAFLILSSSGIGVAAEPELDRTELPIRAPWRPPITTLDARDAKAPPLFKVTAPDNAPNVVIILVDDLGFGGTSACGGVIPTPTFDRMARQGLLYNQFHSTALCSPSRQALKTGRNHHSCNQAKITEVATAFPGATGQLPNDVATIGEMLRLNGYSTGAFGKWHETAVWEISPSGPMTRWPNQVGFDEFYGFMGGETNQWAPSIYHNQNPIDPPDDPDYHFMNDMTTKAINWMRFQQSLTPEKPFMMYFAPGAVHAPHHVPKKYIEQFAGQFDEGWDVIRERIYKKQLELGVIPEGTKLADKPDAIKDWDSLSEKEQKLFARQAETFAGFLHMTDLEIGRLVDAIDQMGELDNTLIFYIAGDNGTSAEGGENGLYNELTYFNEEPKGSNVDFMLQHYDEWGSPSTYPHMAAGWAVCFDAPFMWTKQVASNYGGTRQGLAVHWPNGIKAQGELRTQWHHLIDVVPTILEAAKLPQPRVVNGVPQRPIEGVSMLYSFDDAEAADRHTIQYFEMFGNRGLYYDGWFAGTIHVAPWARPTTSFEDDTWELYHVAEDFSMSTDLADKHPGKLKELQELFLAEAVKYKVLPLDDRRTELFDPKRAGRPDLMFGRKTLTLYEGMGALLENDFINVKNTSFEIVSEIETSGEKTQGVIVQQAGRFGGWSLYVKDGKPTFAYNYLGLETFVARADTPLPEGKATVTLTFDYDGGKPGSGGTATLSVNGKKADSVRVEKTEPNAFSADETANVGLDRETPVVEDYATRNGRFTGTIDKVTIELK
- a CDS encoding cis-3-hydroxy-L-proline dehydratase, whose product is MKITGVKVYQVDLPLHEGNYSWSEGKSVDVFDSTVVQVDTDAGITGYGEICPLGPVYLPAYAAGARTGLSELAPSLVGEDPTQLQQLNRTMDRVMKGHAYVKSAIDMACWDILGKVASLPVCTLLGGRYGDDVVLYRAISQRPAAEMADNVASYRDEGYRRFQLKVGGRPDDDIERIRAVRDVLDPEDKLVADANTGWLMHEAMRVVNAVRDVDVYIEQPCASYEQCLSIRRNTSHPFVLDEVIDSVDAILKGAADHAMDVVNIKISKFGGLTKARQARDLCVSLGIAMTIEDSWGGDIITAAIAHLAHSTPTEFLFTSTDFNSYVTQSIAEGAPQRENGRMAASMEPGLGIEPQFDVLGDPVWECRA